A genomic region of Bombus terrestris chromosome 12, iyBomTerr1.2, whole genome shotgun sequence contains the following coding sequences:
- the LOC100647938 gene encoding golgin subfamily A member 1 isoform X1, giving the protein MFATLKNKIREEIGSDVSTVVRNAGNVRGINSRHMSQTGSTSSISGSQISLDGSREENIASPLPPVSLEKDTSFDLKLNDNMQLSAKDIKKIENREDEWRKRLAKKETEFVKRLEKKEEDWKVRFLEKEKEWKKVVEKQEKEKNKIEEELRHVESSKHSLELALKDAEEYKKKLYSFQEDAEQLEGFQTQEMAKIKHLLLAKEQEVEEKSHHLKAATAEIDSLKSEVSRLRRYEDELNNVQDEMETLRHSTQRERAQLSCQLAQTEEEVRHLKDKVFVLEQRVALESNDQVTVDERIADLMRERALLERKLEEAHLHLSDIKTSWSGKISSLETQVGRLSRQAGEEGLERRRVEEESERLKQRIKQLEAEIEVNNVVMATKDAKLLRMAEDIDEMATELKELRASVDDEVDEFKRQIESSSKQITRLKQELEEATAKLSTATSELAHVRLTLEGERMNNSSLHLEVARLREDLESERTASATLKVCLEKEKNEKDSALLRNAQVSQDIEMVKQENRQQEVENIELQNRIETLEHNLLSKSKEVEQAMTTLEETKKKMLELEEVEQNRIKIERNEKLLKSSLMDLEEQLNEKTKTIKVLQQRLTDMKKTLQRELRVPSSSLDSDIEPSAAILKPSSSKTVTARHNSTRDDDVNFKYLKHVLIKFLTSREYEALHLTRAVATLLHFSPEEERLLQETLEWKMSWFGTRPNLGFGQTAKAIPPS; this is encoded by the exons TGGAAAAAGATACTAGCTTTGATCTcaaattaaatgataatatgCAACTTTCTgctaaagatattaaaaaaattgaaaatagagAAGATGAATGGCGAAAAAGATTGGCAAAAAAGGAGACTGAATTTGTGAAACGactggaaaagaaagaagaggattGGAAAGTAAGGTTcttggaaaaagagaaagagtggAAAAAAGTAGTTGAAAAacaggaaaaagagaagaataagaTAGAAGAGGAATTAAGACATGTAGAAAGCTCAAAACATTCGTTGGAATTGGCTCTTAAAGATGCAGAAG aatacaagaaaaaaTTATACAGTTTTCAAGAAGATGCGGAACAACTAGAAGGTTTTCAAACTCAAGAAATGGCAAAAATAAAACACCTA ttaCTGGCAAAGGAACAggaagtagaagaaaaatcaCATCATTTAAAAGCAGCCACTGCAGAAATTGACAGTTTAAAAAGTGAAGTCTCTCGTCTTAGAAGATACGAAGATGAATTGAACAATGTACAG GATGAAATGGAGACACTACGTCATTCTACTCAGCGTGAGAGAGCTCAGCTATCCTGTCAACTGGCACAAACTGAAGAAGAAGTACGTCACCTAAAGGATAAGGTTTTTGTGTTAGAACAAAGAGTCGCATTAGAGAGTAATGATCAAGTGACAGTGGATGAAAGAATAGCTGATCTTATGAGAGAAAGAGCACTGTTAGAAAGAAAGTTAGAAGAAGCTCATCTTCATTTGTCTGATATAAAGACTAGTTGGTCAGGAAAAATATCTAGCTTGGAGACACAAGTTGGAAGACTTAGTAGACAGGCTGGTGAAGAAGGTTTGGAAAGGAGACGAGTCGAAGAAGAAAGTGAAAGACTGAAGCAAAGGATTAAGCAGCTAGAAGCTGAAATAGAGGTGAACAATGTTGTCATGGCGACGAAAGACGCCAAGCTTTTGCGCATGGCAGAGGACATCGACGAGATGGCCACGGAACTAAAAGAGCTCCGGGCCAGCGTCGATGATGAGGTGGACGAATTTAAACGACAAATT GAATCATCGTCAAAGCAAATAACCCGGCTGAAACAAGAGTTAGAAGAAGCAACGGCAAAACTTTCAACTGCTACTTCAGAATTAGCCCATGTTCGTCTGACTCTAGAAGGTGAACGGATGAATAATTCTTCCTTACATTTAGAAGTAGCACGTCTACGGGAAGATCTGGAATCTGAAAGAACAGCATCAGCAACACTAAAAGTGTGcctagaaaaggaaaaaaatgaaaaagacagTGCATTATTGAGAAACGCTCAAGTCTCCCAAGACATAGAAATGGTAAAGCAAGAGAATCGACAGCAGGAAGTCGAAAATATTGAGTTACAAAATAGGATAGAAACCTTAGAGCACAATTTACTAAGTAAAAGTAAAGAAGTAGAACAAGCAATGACGACGTTAGAagaaactaaaaagaaaatgttgGAATTGGAGGAAGTAGAACAAAATAGGATAAAGATagagagaaatgaaaaattacttaaaagtAGCTTAATGGACCTAGAGGAGCAATTAAATGAAAAGACTAAG acAATCAAAGTCTTACAGCAGCGACTAACCGATATGAAAAAGACCCTTCAACGAGAGTTGAGAGTTCCATCTTCATCATTGGATAGCGATATTGAACCTTCTGCAGCAATTCTCAAGCCCAGTTCGTCGAAAACGGTCACTGCCAGGCACAATAGCACAAGAGACGACGATGTTAACTTTAAATACCTTAAACACGTTCTCATAAAGTTCCTAACAAGTAGGGAATACGAG GCTCTTCATTTAACAAGAGCAGTAGCTACTCTTTTGCATTTTTCACCTGAAGAAGAACGGTTGTTGCAAGAAACTTTGGAGTGGAAAATGTCATGGTTTGGTACACGGCCTAATTTAGGTTTTGGACAAACTGCCAAAGCTATACCGCCTAGCTGA
- the LOC100647938 gene encoding golgin subfamily A member 1 isoform X2, translating into MFATLKNKIREEIGSDVSTVVRNAGNVRGINSRHMSQTGSTSSISGSQISLDGSREENIASPLPPVSLEKDTSFDLKLNDNMQLSAKDIKKIENREDEWRKRLAKKETEFVKRLEKKEEDWKVRFLEKEKEWKKVVEKQEKEKNKIEEELRHVESSKHSLELALKDAEEYKKKLYSFQEDAEQLEGFQTQEMAKIKHLLLAKEQEVEEKSHHLKAATAEIDSLKSEVSRLRRYEDELNNVQDEMETLRHSTQRERAQLSCQLAQTEEEVRHLKDKVFVLEQRVALESNDQVTVDERIADLMRERALLERKLEEAHLHLSDIKTSWSGKISSLETQVGRLSRQAGEEGLERRRVEEESERLKQRIKQLEAEIEESSSKQITRLKQELEEATAKLSTATSELAHVRLTLEGERMNNSSLHLEVARLREDLESERTASATLKVCLEKEKNEKDSALLRNAQVSQDIEMVKQENRQQEVENIELQNRIETLEHNLLSKSKEVEQAMTTLEETKKKMLELEEVEQNRIKIERNEKLLKSSLMDLEEQLNEKTKTIKVLQQRLTDMKKTLQRELRVPSSSLDSDIEPSAAILKPSSSKTVTARHNSTRDDDVNFKYLKHVLIKFLTSREYEALHLTRAVATLLHFSPEEERLLQETLEWKMSWFGTRPNLGFGQTAKAIPPS; encoded by the exons TGGAAAAAGATACTAGCTTTGATCTcaaattaaatgataatatgCAACTTTCTgctaaagatattaaaaaaattgaaaatagagAAGATGAATGGCGAAAAAGATTGGCAAAAAAGGAGACTGAATTTGTGAAACGactggaaaagaaagaagaggattGGAAAGTAAGGTTcttggaaaaagagaaagagtggAAAAAAGTAGTTGAAAAacaggaaaaagagaagaataagaTAGAAGAGGAATTAAGACATGTAGAAAGCTCAAAACATTCGTTGGAATTGGCTCTTAAAGATGCAGAAG aatacaagaaaaaaTTATACAGTTTTCAAGAAGATGCGGAACAACTAGAAGGTTTTCAAACTCAAGAAATGGCAAAAATAAAACACCTA ttaCTGGCAAAGGAACAggaagtagaagaaaaatcaCATCATTTAAAAGCAGCCACTGCAGAAATTGACAGTTTAAAAAGTGAAGTCTCTCGTCTTAGAAGATACGAAGATGAATTGAACAATGTACAG GATGAAATGGAGACACTACGTCATTCTACTCAGCGTGAGAGAGCTCAGCTATCCTGTCAACTGGCACAAACTGAAGAAGAAGTACGTCACCTAAAGGATAAGGTTTTTGTGTTAGAACAAAGAGTCGCATTAGAGAGTAATGATCAAGTGACAGTGGATGAAAGAATAGCTGATCTTATGAGAGAAAGAGCACTGTTAGAAAGAAAGTTAGAAGAAGCTCATCTTCATTTGTCTGATATAAAGACTAGTTGGTCAGGAAAAATATCTAGCTTGGAGACACAAGTTGGAAGACTTAGTAGACAGGCTGGTGAAGAAGGTTTGGAAAGGAGACGAGTCGAAGAAGAAAGTGAAAGACTGAAGCAAAGGATTAAGCAGCTAGAAGCTGAAATAGAG GAATCATCGTCAAAGCAAATAACCCGGCTGAAACAAGAGTTAGAAGAAGCAACGGCAAAACTTTCAACTGCTACTTCAGAATTAGCCCATGTTCGTCTGACTCTAGAAGGTGAACGGATGAATAATTCTTCCTTACATTTAGAAGTAGCACGTCTACGGGAAGATCTGGAATCTGAAAGAACAGCATCAGCAACACTAAAAGTGTGcctagaaaaggaaaaaaatgaaaaagacagTGCATTATTGAGAAACGCTCAAGTCTCCCAAGACATAGAAATGGTAAAGCAAGAGAATCGACAGCAGGAAGTCGAAAATATTGAGTTACAAAATAGGATAGAAACCTTAGAGCACAATTTACTAAGTAAAAGTAAAGAAGTAGAACAAGCAATGACGACGTTAGAagaaactaaaaagaaaatgttgGAATTGGAGGAAGTAGAACAAAATAGGATAAAGATagagagaaatgaaaaattacttaaaagtAGCTTAATGGACCTAGAGGAGCAATTAAATGAAAAGACTAAG acAATCAAAGTCTTACAGCAGCGACTAACCGATATGAAAAAGACCCTTCAACGAGAGTTGAGAGTTCCATCTTCATCATTGGATAGCGATATTGAACCTTCTGCAGCAATTCTCAAGCCCAGTTCGTCGAAAACGGTCACTGCCAGGCACAATAGCACAAGAGACGACGATGTTAACTTTAAATACCTTAAACACGTTCTCATAAAGTTCCTAACAAGTAGGGAATACGAG GCTCTTCATTTAACAAGAGCAGTAGCTACTCTTTTGCATTTTTCACCTGAAGAAGAACGGTTGTTGCAAGAAACTTTGGAGTGGAAAATGTCATGGTTTGGTACACGGCCTAATTTAGGTTTTGGACAAACTGCCAAAGCTATACCGCCTAGCTGA
- the LOC100647588 gene encoding long-chain fatty acid transport protein 1: protein MDVTLLLLALGVIAAMFGVVATRFGFPGFNKIAQVALALALLPVICRFHRKLYIICKVLPRDLKLLYRAVTAEIEIKGQRRNNMTVVKVFKKRVDRYPNKPCFFFEDQVWTYSDINKYSNQIAYIFQKAGYVKGDAVALMMPNRPEYAAIWLGLGKLGVVTALINTNLRLQSLIHCLRIAEVKSIIYVEEYSSAVDDIVDSIQGIVRYKVCFKSETCESGVCDLNKLISEASTSEPVVKDEPNYRDKLLYFYTSGTTGLPKVAIVLNSRYLLVVMPFNLVGLRSGDILYNPNPLYHTAGGMLGVGFAILKGIPTVLRTKFSVSAYWTDCIKYNCTAAQYVGEMCRYLLNAPPKPEDNAHRLRLMFGNGMRPQIWGEFVKRFNIKRISEFYGSSEGNANIANLDGRTGAVGFVPLIVPRVFHPVAIIRVNNQTYEPVRGTNGLCIRAETNEPGMFIGLIKDGDALREFNGYLDKEESKRKIIQDVFVKGDKAFLTGDILVEDEYGYIYFKDRVGDTFRWKGENVATAEVEGVISNIAGKRDATVYGVQVPGMEGRAGMAAIVDPDSLLDFKALAEGLEKALPAYARPIFLRIVKELEITGTFKLKKMDLQKEGFDPSKIQDKMYFLSGNKEYVEITPELYQEIISGSRKF from the exons ATGGATGTTACACTTTTGCTGTTAGCTCTGGGTGTTATTGCTGCGATGTTCGGTGTTGTGGCGACGAGGTTCGGTTTCCCTGGGTTCAACAAGATCGCCCAGGTCGCGCTTGCTTTGGCCTTACTTCCAGTTATCTGCAGATTTCATCGGAAGCTATATATCATTTGCAAAGTTCTACCTCGTGACCTAAA attaCTGTATCGTGCTGTTACGGCAGAAATCGAAATAAAAGGACAACGCCGAAACAATATGACCGTCGTGAAGGTATTTAAGAAAAGAGTGGATCGTTATCCTAACAAGCCTTGCTTCTTCTTCGAGGATCAAGTTTGGACTTATTCCGAC ATTAATAAATATAGCAACCAGATagcatatatttttcaaaaagctGGTTACGTAAAAGGAGATGCTGTGGCCTTAATGATGCCCAATAGACCAGAATATGCCGCGATTTGGCTTGGCCTGGGAAAACTCGGTGTCGTTACTGCACTGATTAACACAAATTTGCGTCTCCAGTCTTTGATTCATTGTCTTCGTATCGCCGAAGTGAAGAGTATCATTTACGTGGAAGAATACTCGTCTG CCGTCGATGACATTGTGGACTCGATCCAGGGGATCGTGAGATACAAAGTATGTTTCAAGTCTGAAACCTGTGAGAGCGGAGTGTGCGATTTGAACAAACTTATATCGGAAGCCAGCACAAGCGAGCCTGTCGTAAAAGACGAACCCAATTACCGGGATAAGCTGCTGTACTTTTACACAAGCGGTACCACTGGTTTACCGAAAGTTGCAATAGTTCTCAATTCGAG ATACTTGTTGGTCGTAATGCCCTTTAATTTGGTGGGCTTGAGATCGGGTGATATCCTATACAATCCAAATCCCTTGTACCATACTGCTGGTGGAATGCTTGGAGTAGGTTTCGCAATTCTGAAAGGTATACCAACCGTGTTAAGGACCAAGTTTTCAGTATCGGCTTATTGGACAGATTGCATCAAATATAATTGTACC GCGGCACAATACGTCGGTGAAATGTGTCGTTACTTGCTGAATGCACCCCCTAAACCGGAAGATAATGCGCATCGTTTGAGACTAATGTTTGGAAATGGCATGAGGCCGCAGATTTGGGGCGAATTTGTCAAACGCTTCAATATTAAACGAATTTCCGAATTCTACGGGTCTAGCGAGGGCAATGCTAATATTG CTAATTTAGACGGTCGAACTGGCGCCGTCGGTTTTGTGCCACTAATTGTGCCACGAGTGTTTCATCCTGTAGCAATTATCCGCGTAAATAACCAGACATACGAGCCTGTTAGAGGAACGAATGGCTTATGTATAAGAGCAGAAACAA ATGAGCCAGGCATGTTCATAGGATTAATAAAAGACGGAGACGCGTTAAGAGAGTTCAATGGATATCTGGATAAAGAAgaatcgaaaagaaaaataatacaagACGTATTTGTGAAAGGTGATAAAGCCTTTCTAACGG GTGATATTTTAGTAGAGGATGAATACGGTTATATCTATTTCAAGGATAGAGTAGGCGACACGTTTAGGTGGAAGGGAGAAAACGTTGCTACTGCAGAAGTGGAGGGAGTTATCAGTAATATTGCAGGAAAAAGAGACGCTACCGTTTACGGAGTTCAG GTGCCTGGAATGGAAGGAAGGGCAGGAATGGCAGCGATAGTTGACCCAGACAGTCTTCTGGATTTCAAAGCTCTTGCAGAAGGTTTAGAGAAAGCACTGCCAGCATATGCTAGACCAATCTTCTTGCGAATtgtgaaagaattggaaataacAGGGACATTTAAGTTGAAGAAGATGGACCTTCAAAAGGAAGGTTTCGATCCGAGCAAAATTCAAGACAAAATGTACTTCTTATCCGGTAACAAAGAATACGTCGAAATCACACCAGAACTTTATCAAGAAATTATTTCCGGATCGAGAAAGTTCTAG
- the LOC100647702 gene encoding uncharacterized protein LOC100647702, with product MTIITKAITEKKEQPLFIAENSAENGKRDAEAQCLKSDVGGHYFVSRRSIYRIHMTATFLLFLVAFIILIIGVIGGLYIYRQYAKTQMHRFKTGWYSIPYDKSSKMPYTLYKDAVHDGLVADSNLIIQELGSATEQEAMDIMKNIDSGLIIKGLKKATDQEAMDIAKNIDKNFFKERFEIDLENEHYEKIDVPDFRGGRQGRFVHDFNINKTGIIDIDGQCCFVMPLDRQAVLPPRNMYDLLRKMYNGYYEVDTEIVRKTMKVVTPPISDYSVVGTYIARECQNLPTYMLTKVNSNVVKRSISNGVFGQFAGKNIIEFDILNLEDINAYNKKSPQN from the exons ATGACGATCATCACAAAGGCCATTACTGAGAAGAAGGAACAACCATTGTTTATTGCGGAGAATTCAGCG GAAAATGGTAAACGGGATGCAGAGGCACAATGCTTGAAGTCTGATGTGGGAGGTCATTATTTTGTTTCTCGGAGAAGCATTTATCGCATTCATATGACCGCAACATTTTTACTGTTTCTCGTTGCATTCATCATTCTGATAATTGGAGTCATAGGTGGATTAtacatatacagacaatatGCTAAAACACAAATGCACAGATTTAAAACTGGATGGTACAGCATTCCTTATGACAAATCAAGCAAAATgccttataccttatataaagATGCAGTACACGATGGCTTGGTAGCAGattctaatttaattatacaaGAATTGGGAAGTGCTACAGAACAAGAAGCTATggatattatgaaaaatattgacTCTGGTTTGATTATAAAAGGTTTGAAGAAAGCTACAGATCAGGAAGCTATGGATATTGcgaaaaatatagataaaaacTTCTTCAAGGAACGATTTGAGATCGATTTGGAAAATGAGCACTATGAGAAAATTGATGTGCCAGATTTCCGTGGTGGACGTCAAGGTCGATTTGTACATGATTTTAACATT aaTAAAACTGGCATAATCGATATTGATGGGCAATGTTGCTTTGTGATGCCGCTTGATCGTCAAGCAGTTTTACCACCGCGCAATATGTATGATCTTcttagaaaaatgtataatg GTTATTACGAAGTAGATACAGAAATTGTGCGTAAAACAATGAAAGTGGTTACTCCACCAATCTCTGATTACTCAGTTGTTGGAACATATATAGCTCGTGAATGTCAGAATTTACCAACATATATGTTGACAAAAGTAAATTCAAATG TTGTTAAACGTAGCATATCAAATGGAGTATTTGGACAATTTGCAGgaaaaaatatcatagaatttGACATTTTGAACTTAGAAGATATAAATGCATATAACAAGAAAAGTCCACAAAATTGA
- the LOC100647473 gene encoding U11/U12 small nuclear ribonucleoprotein 25 kDa protein produces the protein MDKIQCTFQNAKSKEEQENNLIEKEEIIDKCTELDHDELVKLTKGAIRNIIESDPLLSGLPADVTIEELKAQIAVAQGQAITLYLNRGELPKLGIVVPPHHTTVLDLKKAIKRHTNLSLKREKVKKKISWKHIWKKYHLCFENVRLINDNENIKAYGITNKAELHYVKRRREKNKLIKHS, from the exons atggATAAAATTCAGTGTACATTTCAAAATGCTAAATCAAAAGAAGAGcaggaaaataatttaattgaaaaagaagaaataattgatAAATGCACAGAACTTGATCATGATGAATTAGTGAAGCTAACAAAAGGAGCTATTCGTAATATAATTGAAAGTGATCCGTTACTTTCTGGTCTACCGGCGGATGTTACTATCGAAGAACTTAAAGCTCAAATTGCAGTTGCACAAGGACAAGCGATAACTTTGTATTTGAATCGTGGAGAATTACCAAAACTTGGAATTgtg GTACCCCCTCACCACACTACAGTCCTAGATCTCAAGAAAGCTATAAAACGACATACAAATTTATCTCTGAAGAGGgagaaagttaaaaaaaagataAGTTGGAAACATATTTGGAAAAAGTATCATCTATGTTTTGAAAATGTTAGATTAATAAATgacaatgaaaatataaaagctTATGGAATCACAAACAAAGCAGAATTACATTATGTAAAAAGACgcagagaaaaaaataaattgataaaacacTCTTAG
- the LOC105666338 gene encoding distal membrane-arm assembly complex protein 2, whose product MLRQRCTRIIFKQIFEHKSVYRPLQVNVVRSFYDNYEAIKHFIKYLRKRQVTVGTKAEAYGRHVYGPPLGMLTKTDAPNMSDFLVLRLQHWWRRQKDNYKEYIEKEQYKKYIIAGPNLAAAKFVIECSGKIRLKNHNEWIDKTKKSEISKFPKEYDENFILEEIDFNGYPIRYENLDFIFNLYDLRTLSFRGCKTINDWSLDKLSVEFPTLEHLDISECENVTERGLEALYRMPNLKKLTVTNFHGSAAFELTCFFLEDVNPYLKCEIQEPKYKCLSEK is encoded by the coding sequence atgttacgtCAACGTTGTACTCGCATAATATTCAAACAAATTTTTGAGCATAAAAGTGTTTATAGACCGTTACAGGTTAACGTGGTACGTTCGTTTTATGATAACTATGAAGCTATCAAACACTTTATAAAGTATTTACGTAAACGACAAGTTACTGTTGGAACGAAAGCAGAAGCTTATGGCAGACACGTTTACGGTCCACCACTAGGAATGCTTACAAAGACAGATGCACCTAATATGTCTGATTTTCTTGTATTACGTCTACAACATTGGTGGAGACGTCAAAAAGATAATTATAAggaatatatcgaaaaagaacaatataaaaaatatatcatagCAGGTCCAAATTTGGCAGCAGCTAAATTTGTTATAGAGTGTAGTGGTAAAATAAGGTTAAAAAATCACAATGAATGGATAGATAAAACTAAGAagagtgaaatttcaaaattcccaAAAGAATATGATGAAAACTTTATTTTAGAGGAAATAGATTTCAATGGATATCCTATACGATATGAAAAtcttgattttatttttaatctctaTGATTTAAGAACACTAAGCTTCAGAGGTTGTAAAACAATTAATGATTGGTCATTGGATAAATTGTCTGTAGAATTTCCAACTTTAGAGCATCTTGACATATCAGAATGTGAAAATGTAACAGAAAGGGGACTAGAAGCACTATATAGAATGCCTAACTTGAAGAAATTAACTGTAACTAATTTCCATGGATCTGCAGCATTCGAATTAACTTGTTTCTTTTTAGAAGATGTCAATCCATATCTAAAATGTGAAATTCAAGAACCAAAATACAAATGTTTAtctgaaaaataa
- the LOC100647351 gene encoding dynein light chain Tctex-type, whose amino-acid sequence MMEDMQEETQFVVDDVSKIIKEAIEVSIGGNAYQHNKVNQWTSNVVEGCLGNLTKLQKPYKYIVTCTIMQKNGAGLHTASSCYWDNATDGSCTVRWENKTMYCIVSVFGLAI is encoded by the exons ATGATGGAAGATATGCAAGAAGAG ACCCAATTTGTGGTCGATGATGTAAGCAAAATTATTAAGGAAGCGATTGAAGTATCTATTGGGGGAAATGCTTATCAACATAACAAAGTAAATCAGTGGACCTCGAATGTTGTCGAAGGATGTTTGGGAAATCTTACAAAACTTCAAAAgccatataaatatatag tgACTTGTACCATAATGCAAAAAAATGGAGCAGGACTGCATACTGCGAGTTCTTGCTATTGGGATAATGCTACTGATGGTAGTTGTACAGTGCGTTGGGAAAACAAGACAATGTATTGTATCGTTTCTGTATTTGGCCTAGCAATTTAA